The following coding sequences are from one Saccopteryx bilineata isolate mSacBil1 chromosome 3, mSacBil1_pri_phased_curated, whole genome shotgun sequence window:
- the INO80B gene encoding INO80 complex subunit B, translated as MSKLWRRGSTSGAMEAPEPGEALELSLTGSHGHGMHKKKHKKHKKKHKKKHHQEEEAGPAQLSPAKPQLKLKIKLGGQVLGTKSVPTFTVIPEGPRSPSPLMVVDNEEEPMEGVPLEQYRAWLDEDSNMSPSPLRDLSGDLGGQEEEEEQRWLDALEKGELDDNGDLKKEINERLLTARQRALLQKAQSQPSPMLPLPVAGGCPAPALTEEMLLKREERARKRRLQAARRAEEHKNQTIERLTKTAAPTGRGGRGAARGERRGGRAVAPAPMVRYSSGAQGSTLSFPPGVPTPTPVSQKSSPPGSPPRCSVPGCPHPRRYACSRTGQALCSLQCYRINLQMRLGGLEGPGSPLLAT; from the exons ATGAGTAAGCTTTGGCGGCGCGGCAGCACCTCTGGGGCTATGGAGGCTCCTGAGCCAG GAGAAGCGCTGGAATTGAGTCTGACGGGTTCCCACGGCCACGGAATGCACAAGAAAAAGCACAAGAAGCACAAgaagaaacacaagaaaaaacaCCATCAAGAAGAGGAGGCTGGGCCCGCTCAGTTGTCTCCTGCCAAGCCCCAGCTCAAACTCAAAATCAAGCTGGGAGGGCAAGTGCTAGGCACCAAGAG TGTTCCTACCTTCACTGTGATCCCTGAGGGGCCTCGGTCACCCTCTCCCCTTATGGTTGTGGACAATGAAGAGGAACCTATGGAAGGAGTTCCCCTTGAGCAGTACCGTGCCTGGCTGG acGAAGACAGTAATATGTCCCCTTCCCCACTTCGGGACCTGTCGGGGGATTTAGGGGgtcaggaagaagaggaggaacagaGGTGGCTGGATGCCCTGGAGAAGGGGGAGCTGGATGACAATGGAGATCTCAAGAAAGAGATCAATGAACGGCTGCTCACTGCTCGACAG CGAGCTCTGCTCCAGAAGGCGCAGAGTCAGCCTTCCCCGATGCTGCCGCTGCCTGTGGCTGGGGGCTGCCCGGCCCCCGCCCTCACTGAGGAGATGCTGTTGAAGCGCGAGGAGCGGGCTCGTAAGAGGCGGCTGCAGGCGGCGCGGCGGGCGGAGGAGCACAAGAACCAGACAATCGAGCGCCTCACTAAGACTGCGGCGCCCACTGGGCGTGGAGGCCGGGGGGCCGCGAGGGGAGAGCGGCGGGGAGGGCGGGCCGTGGCCCCGGCCCCCATGGTGCGCTATAGCAGCGGGGCACAGGGCTCCACCCTTTCCTTCCCACCTGgcgtccccacccccacaccgGTGTCTCAAAAATCATCCCCACCTGGCTCTCCTCCGCGATGCTCCGTCCCTGGCTGCCCCCACCCGCGCCGCTACGCCTGCTCTCGCACCGGCCAGGCGCTTTGCAGCCTGCAGTGCTACCGCATCAACCTGCAGATGCGACTGGGAGGGCTCGAGGGCCCTGGGTCCCCCCTTTTGGCTACTTAA
- the WBP1 gene encoding WW domain-binding protein 1 isoform X2, whose protein sequence is MARASSGNGSEEAWEPLRVPQHQLRELCPGVNNQPYLCESGHCCGETGCCTYYYELWWFWLLWTVLILFSCCCAFRHRRAKLRLQQQQRQREINLLAYQGACHGAGPVPTGSLLDLRLLSAFKPPAYEDVVHRPGSPPPPYTAVPGCPLTASRECTCCSSTSNCPANCEGTNVEGVFSHQSIPPHQEGEPGAGVSPVPVPPSCRYRRLTGDSGIELCPCPDSSEGVPVKEARASATQLDLGDYSPCTLPLDALPQISSVQLASSEGDVP, encoded by the exons ATGGCTCGGGCCAGCAGCGGGAACGGCAGCGAAGAGGCCTGGGAGCCACTGCGGGTGCCGCAACATCAG CTTCGAGAGCTTTGTCCAGGAGTGAACAACCAGCCCTACCTCTGTGAGAGTGGTCACTGCTGCGGGGAGACTGGCTGTTGCACCTACTACTATGAGCTTTGGT GGTTCTGGCTGCTTTGGACTGTTCTCATCCTCTTTAGCTGCTGTTGCGCCTTCCGTCATCGCCGAGCTAAACTCCGGCTGCAGCAACAGCAGCGGCAGCGTGAGATCAACTTGTTGGCCTACCAAGGGGCATGCCATGGGGCTGGCCCTGTTCCTACAGGTTCACTGCTTGACCTTC GCCTCCTCAGCGCCTTCAAACCCCCAGCCTATGAGGATGTGGTTCACCGCCCTGGCAGTCCACCACCTCCTTACACTGCGGTCCCAGGCTGCCCCTTGACTGCTTCCAGGGAATGTACCTGCTGCTCCTCCACTTCTAACTGCCCTGCCAACTGCGAGGGAACAAATGTGGAAGGTGTTTTCTCCCACCAGAGTATCCCCCCTCATCAGGAGGGTGAGCCTGGGGCAGGGGTGAGCCCTGTCCCCGTACCCCCTTCCTGCCGTTACCGCCGCTTGACTGGTGACTCGGGTATCGAGCTCTGCCCTTGTCCCGACTCCAGTGAGGGGGTGCCAGTCAAGGAGGCTAGGGCTAGTGCCACTCAGCTAGATCTGGGGGACTACTCCCCTTGTACACTGCCCCTAGATGCCCTACCCCAGATTTCTTCTGTGCAGCTGGCTTCCAGTGAAGGGGACGTCCCATAA
- the WBP1 gene encoding WW domain-binding protein 1 isoform X1, with amino-acid sequence MARASSGNGSEEAWEPLRVPQHQSPAASSLEGAIWRRAGTQTHALDAILYHPQQSHLLRELCPGVNNQPYLCESGHCCGETGCCTYYYELWWFWLLWTVLILFSCCCAFRHRRAKLRLQQQQRQREINLLAYQGACHGAGPVPTGSLLDLRLLSAFKPPAYEDVVHRPGSPPPPYTAVPGCPLTASRECTCCSSTSNCPANCEGTNVEGVFSHQSIPPHQEGEPGAGVSPVPVPPSCRYRRLTGDSGIELCPCPDSSEGVPVKEARASATQLDLGDYSPCTLPLDALPQISSVQLASSEGDVP; translated from the exons ATGGCTCGGGCCAGCAGCGGGAACGGCAGCGAAGAGGCCTGGGAGCCACTGCGGGTGCCGCAACATCAG AGTCCAGCAGCGTCTTCTCTTGAGGGAGCAATTTGGAGAAGAGCTGGAACCCAGACTCACGCCCTGGATGCCATCCTTTATCATCCACAGCAATCCCATCTG CTTCGAGAGCTTTGTCCAGGAGTGAACAACCAGCCCTACCTCTGTGAGAGTGGTCACTGCTGCGGGGAGACTGGCTGTTGCACCTACTACTATGAGCTTTGGT GGTTCTGGCTGCTTTGGACTGTTCTCATCCTCTTTAGCTGCTGTTGCGCCTTCCGTCATCGCCGAGCTAAACTCCGGCTGCAGCAACAGCAGCGGCAGCGTGAGATCAACTTGTTGGCCTACCAAGGGGCATGCCATGGGGCTGGCCCTGTTCCTACAGGTTCACTGCTTGACCTTC GCCTCCTCAGCGCCTTCAAACCCCCAGCCTATGAGGATGTGGTTCACCGCCCTGGCAGTCCACCACCTCCTTACACTGCGGTCCCAGGCTGCCCCTTGACTGCTTCCAGGGAATGTACCTGCTGCTCCTCCACTTCTAACTGCCCTGCCAACTGCGAGGGAACAAATGTGGAAGGTGTTTTCTCCCACCAGAGTATCCCCCCTCATCAGGAGGGTGAGCCTGGGGCAGGGGTGAGCCCTGTCCCCGTACCCCCTTCCTGCCGTTACCGCCGCTTGACTGGTGACTCGGGTATCGAGCTCTGCCCTTGTCCCGACTCCAGTGAGGGGGTGCCAGTCAAGGAGGCTAGGGCTAGTGCCACTCAGCTAGATCTGGGGGACTACTCCCCTTGTACACTGCCCCTAGATGCCCTACCCCAGATTTCTTCTGTGCAGCTGGCTTCCAGTGAAGGGGACGTCCCATAA
- the MOGS gene encoding mannosyl-oligosaccharide glucosidase: MARGERRRRGAPIDGSRTAEGAARGGPARRENRVGGARGTVRRAVLAIVVLLLALTLPGSWFLAWHRARRAVTLHSALPALPPDSSSPAVAPDLFWGTYRPHVYFGMKTRSPQPLLTGLMWAEQGATPGIPKLRHTCEQGDGVGPYGWEFHDGLSFGRQHIQDGALRLTTEFVKRSGGQHGGDWSWRVTVEPQASGTSALPLVSLFFYVVTDGSEVLVPEVGAKGQLKFISGHSNELGDFRFTLLAPTSPGDTAPKYGSYNVFWSSNPGLPLLTEVVKSRLNSWFQHRPPGASPDRYLGLPGSLKWEDRGPSGQGQGQGQFLIQQVTLKVPFSMELVFESGSAQAGGNQALGQLAGSLLTQALESHAEAFRERFEKTFQLQEKGLGPEEQALGQAALSGLLGGIGYFYGQGLVLPDMTVEGSEQVAPALFPPVPLFTAVPSRSFFPRGFLWDEGFHQLVVQRWDSRLTREALGHWLGLLNADGWIGREQVLGDEARARVPPEFLVQRVAHANPPTLLLPVAHMLEGGDPADLAFLRRAFPRLHAWFSWLHQSQAGPVPLSYRWRGRDPALPTLLNPKTLPSGLDDYPRASHPSTAERHLDLRCWVAQGARVLAQLAKQLGEAEAAVELGPLAASLGSEEILDELHWAPELGTFADFGNHTKAVQLKPWPPQGMVRVVGRAPHLQYVDALGYVSLFPLLLQLLDPHSSRLGPLLDVLADSRHLWSPFGLRSLAASSPFYGQRNSEHDPPYWRGAVWLNVNYLALGALHHYGHLDGPHQARAAKLHSELRANVVGNVLRQYQATGFLWEQYSDRDGRGMGCRPFQGWTSLVLLAMAEDY, encoded by the exons ATGGCTCGGGGCGAGCGGCGGCGCCGCGGAGCGCCGATAGATGGATCGCGGACGGCAGAGGGAGCGGCTCGGGGTGGCCCAGCGCGACGGGAAAACCGGGTCGGCGGGGCCCGTGGCACGGTCAGAAGAGCAGTTCTGGCCATCGTGGTCCTGCTTCTGGCCTTGACCCTGCCGGGAAGCTGGTTTCTGGCGTGGCACCGTGCACGGAGGGCAGTTACGCTGCACTCCGCGCTCCCGGCGCTGCCTCCCGACTCTTCTAGTCCCGCCGTGGCCCCGGACCTTTTCTGGGGTACCTACCGCCCACACGTCTACTTTGGCATGAAGACCCGCAGCCCACAGCCCCTCCTCACCG GACTGATGTGGGCAGAACAAGGCGCCACACCAGGGATCCCTAAGCTCAGGCACACTTGTGAGCAGGGGGACGGCGTGGGTCCCTATGGCTGGGAGTTCCACGACGGTCTCTCCTTCGGGCGGCAGCACATCCAGGATGGGGCCTTAAGGCTCACCACTGAATTCGTCAAAAGATCTGGGGGTCAGCACGGAGGGGACTGGAGCTGGAGAGTGACTGTAGAGCCTCAG GCCTCAGGTACCTCTGCCCTCCCTTTGGTGTCCCTGTTCTTCTATGTGGTGACAGATGGCAGTGAAGTCCTGGTGCCAGAGGTTGGGGCTAAGGGGCAGTTGAAGTTCATCAGTGGGCACTCCAATGAACTTGGTGACTTCCGTTTTACACTTCTGGCACCAACCAGTCCAGGGGATACTGCTCCCAAGTATGGCAg CTACAATGTCTTCTGGTcctccaacccaggacttcccttGCTGACAGAAGTGGTGAAGAGTCGCCTAAACAGCTGGTTTCAGCATCGGCCTCCAGGGGCTTCTCCTGATCGCTACCTTGGCTTGCCAGGATCTCTGAAGTGGGAGGACAGAGGCCCAAGTGGACAAGGACAGGGACAAGGGCAATTCTTGATACAACAGGTGACACTGAAAGTCCCCTTTTCTATGGAACTGGTGTTTGAATCAGGTAGTGCCCAGGCAGGAGGAAACCAAGCCCTGGGGCAGCTGGCAGGCAGCCTACTGACTCAGGCCCTAGAGAGCCATGCTGAAGCTTTTAGAGAGCGCTTTGAAAAGACCTTCCAGTTGCAGGAGaagggcctgggccctgaggagcAAGCATTGGGTCAAGCTGCCCTCAGTGGTCTCCTTGGTGGGATTGGCTACTTCTACGGACAGGGTCTTGTGTTGCCAGACATGACAGTTGAGGGGTCTGAGCAGGTTGCCCCAGCCCTCTTTCCACCTGTTCCCCTTTTCACAGCAGTGCCCTCCCGGTCATTCTTCCCACGAGGTTTCCTTTGGGATGAGGGCTTTCACCAGCTAGTGGTCCAGCGCTGGGATTCCCGCCTCACCCGGGAGGCCCTAGGCCACTGGCTAGGGCTACTCAATGCTGATGGCTGGATTGGACGAGAGCAAGTGCTGGGGGATGAGGCTCGAGCCCGAGTACCCCCAGAATTCCTGGTGCAACGGGTAGCTCATGCCAACCCCCCAACCCTGCTTTTGCCTGTTGCCCACATGCTAGAGGGTGGTGATCCTGCCGACTTAGCTTTCCTCCGTAGAGCCTTCCCCCGCCTGCATGCCTGGTTCTCCTGGCTCCATCAGAGCCAGGCAGGGCCAGTGCCACTATCTTACCGCTGGCGGGGTCGAGACCCAGCTTTACCAACCCTATTGAACCCCAAGACACTTCCATCGGGGCTGGATGATTATCCCCGTGCTTCACACCCTTCCACTGCAGAACGGCACCTGGACCTGCGCTGCTGGGTGGCACAGGGTGCCCGTGTGCTGGCACAGCTAGCAAAACAGCTGGGAGAGGCTGAGGCAGCTGTGGAGCTGGGCCCACTGGCTGCCTCACTGGGGTCAGAGGAGATCCTGGATGAACTACACTGGGCCCCAGAGCTAGGAACCTTTGCAGACTTTGGAAACCACACAAAAGCGGTGCAGCTAAAGCCTTGGCCCCCTCAGGGGATGGTGCGGGTGGTGGGCCGGGCCCCTcacttacaatatgtagatgccCTCGGCTATGTCAGTCTTTTTCCCTTGCTGCTACAGCTGTTAGACCCCCACTCATCCCGCCTTGGGCCCTTGCTAGATGTTCTAGCTGACAGCCGCCATCTCTGGAGTCCCTTTGGTTTGCGTTCACTTGCCGCCTCCAGCCCCTTTTATGGCCAGCGCAATTCAGAGCATGATCCTCCCTACTGGCGGGGTGCTGTGTGGCTCAATGTCAATTATCTGGCCTTAGGGGCTCTCCATCACTATGGGCATCTTGATGGGCCCCACCAAGCCCGAGCTGCCAAGCTCCATAGTGAGCTCCGTGCCAACGTGGTGGGCAATGTACTGCGGCAATACCAGGCCACAGGTTTCCTGTGGGAACAGTACAGTGATCGGGATGGGCGAGGCATGGGTTGCCGTCCCTTCCAGGGTTGGACCAGCCTTGTCCTATTGGCCATGGCTGAAGACTACtaa
- the MRPL53 gene encoding large ribosomal subunit protein mL53: MAAALARLGLRAVKQVQVQFCPFEKNVESTRAFLQAVSSERVRSTNLNCSVIADVRHDGSEPRVDVLFGDGHRLIMRGAHLTAQEMLSAFASHLQARSADKPGAGAGR, from the exons ATGGCGGCGGCCTTGGCTCGCCTGGGGCTCCGAGCAGTCAAGCAGGTTCAGGTTCAATTCTGCCCCTTCGAGAAGAACGTCGAGTCGACGAG GGCCTTCCTCCAAGCGGTGAGCAGCGAGAGGGTCCGCTCCACCAACTTAAATTGCTCAGTGATTGCGGACGTGAGGCATGACGGCTCCGAGCCCCGCGTGGACGTGCTTTTCG GAGACGGGCATCGCCTGATTATGCGCGGCGCCCACCTTACCGCCCAAGAAATGCTCTCTGCCTTCGCCTCCCACCTCCAGGCGAGGAGCGCGGACAAGCCTGGCGCTGGTGCAGGCCGCTAA